Proteins from a genomic interval of Geodermatophilus obscurus DSM 43160:
- a CDS encoding DUF4407 domain-containing protein — translation MTVPVRRIGDALAVLAGAHPDVLEAAPRARARFVALGGVLLSTGALAVLSAAFAVHMALGASWPVALLIGLGWGAVIVNLDRMLLVGMAHDPSLRRNVVLAVPRIGLALVLGAVIATPLTLRVFGPEIDGEVVSIQAEAADAYKARLESDARFRHLPALRERIAAHQAVVASGGHADPALKPVNDRLATEQAAYDKAVSSYQQLAAKAQCEMDGTCGTGDAGDGGAYRSAKAAAEAQAAVVTAAKARLDAAVTAAEGAGARSAAQAQAGLAADEATLAGLTAEQDRLQAVFEATNDNADGILIRLQALSRLSDRDSTLQVAHLMLSLLFVCIELLPVLMKVLLNFAPPSAYDQVTALRDHDDVEAVRLQQKVRLGVEQAQAELLLMAESERVETRRQGILARQHAAEAVKAVQEREAAEAAEARRVERQKQVILARQQAAEARRAAEARDAAEARRAAEARRAAEARRVAEARQAAEAAEARKAAEARRAAEAAEARRAERQKQVILARQEAAEARRAAEAREAAAARRAAETRRAAETRKAAEARRAAEAREAAEARRAAEALEAARAELEAARLELEQQAARDAAAEESARWPWDMGPFGFARDAAVRTVRTVTRRTSNRVPTSV, via the coding sequence ATGACTGTTCCAGTCCGGCGGATCGGCGACGCGCTGGCCGTGCTCGCCGGCGCCCACCCGGACGTCCTCGAGGCGGCGCCTCGCGCCCGCGCGCGGTTCGTCGCGCTGGGCGGCGTCCTGCTGAGCACCGGCGCCCTCGCCGTCCTGTCGGCAGCGTTCGCGGTGCACATGGCGCTGGGCGCCTCGTGGCCGGTCGCGTTGCTCATCGGGCTGGGCTGGGGTGCGGTGATCGTCAACCTCGACCGGATGCTGCTGGTGGGGATGGCGCACGATCCGTCGCTCCGGCGGAACGTCGTCCTGGCCGTGCCGAGGATCGGGCTCGCGCTGGTGCTCGGCGCGGTCATCGCGACGCCGCTGACCCTGCGGGTGTTCGGCCCCGAGATCGACGGGGAGGTCGTGTCGATCCAGGCCGAGGCGGCGGATGCCTACAAGGCCCGCCTCGAGTCCGACGCCCGGTTCCGGCACCTCCCTGCACTGAGGGAGCGGATCGCCGCCCACCAGGCGGTCGTCGCCAGTGGCGGGCACGCGGACCCGGCGTTGAAGCCGGTGAACGACCGGCTGGCGACCGAGCAGGCCGCCTATGACAAGGCGGTCAGCAGCTACCAGCAGCTGGCGGCGAAGGCGCAGTGCGAGATGGACGGTACGTGCGGCACAGGGGACGCCGGGGACGGCGGGGCCTACCGGAGTGCCAAGGCGGCGGCCGAGGCGCAGGCCGCTGTGGTGACCGCCGCGAAGGCCCGTCTCGACGCCGCGGTGACCGCCGCCGAGGGTGCCGGGGCTCGCAGCGCCGCACAGGCACAGGCCGGCCTCGCCGCCGACGAGGCCACGCTCGCCGGCCTCACCGCGGAGCAGGACCGCCTGCAGGCGGTGTTCGAGGCCACGAACGACAACGCGGACGGCATCCTGATCCGGCTGCAGGCGCTGAGCCGGCTGAGTGATCGCGACAGCACGCTGCAGGTGGCACACCTGATGCTCTCGTTGCTCTTCGTCTGCATCGAGCTGCTGCCGGTGCTGATGAAGGTCCTGCTGAACTTCGCTCCTCCGAGTGCCTACGACCAGGTCACCGCGCTGCGCGACCACGACGACGTCGAGGCCGTGCGATTGCAGCAGAAGGTGCGGCTGGGGGTGGAGCAGGCGCAGGCGGAGCTGCTCCTCATGGCCGAGTCCGAACGGGTGGAGACCAGGAGACAGGGCATCCTCGCGCGGCAGCACGCCGCCGAGGCAGTGAAGGCGGTCCAGGAGCGCGAGGCGGCCGAGGCGGCCGAGGCGCGGCGGGTGGAGCGCCAGAAGCAGGTGATCCTGGCGCGTCAGCAGGCGGCCGAGGCGCGGCGGGCGGCCGAGGCGCGGGACGCGGCCGAGGCGCGGCGGGCGGCCGAGGCGCGGCGGGCGGCGGAGGCCCGGCGGGTGGCCGAGGCGCGGCAGGCGGCCGAAGCGGCCGAGGCGCGCAAGGCGGCCGAAGCGCGGCGGGCGGCCGAGGCGGCCGAGGCGCGGCGGGCGGAACGTCAGAAGCAGGTGATCCTCGCCCGGCAGGAGGCGGCCGAGGCGCGGCGGGCGGCCGAGGCGCGGGAGGCCGCCGCGGCGCGCAGGGCCGCCGAGACGCGCAGGGCCGCGGAGACGCGCAAGGCGGCCGAGGCCCGCAGGGCGGCCGAGGCGCGGGAGGCGGCGGAGGCGCGGCGGGCGGCCGAGGCGCTGGAGGCGGCGAGGGCGGAGCTGGAGGCCGCGAGGCTCGAGCTGGAGCAGCAGGCGGCGAGGGACGCCGCAGCCGAGGAGAGCGCACGCTGGCCGTGGGACATGGGCCCGTTCGGCTTCGCCCGCGACGCCGCCGTGCGGACCGTCCGGACGGTCACCCGCCGAACCTCCAACCGGGTCCCGACGTCGGTCTGA
- a CDS encoding tyrosine-type recombinase/integrase, with protein sequence MLSDLDGTHRHPERFSHRFAGQVAQARTALGEEQLPGIRLHDLRHTHATLLLADGVPVTIVSERSGHASATIPLTVYQHVHPGTSHEAADRFAALLEG encoded by the coding sequence GTGCTCAGCGATCTCGATGGCACCCACCGGCACCCGGAGCGGTTCTCCCACCGCTTCGCCGGCCAGGTCGCCCAGGCGCGCACGGCGCTGGGGGAGGAGCAGCTGCCGGGGATCCGGCTGCACGACCTGCGGCACACCCACGCCACCCTGCTGCTGGCCGACGGCGTGCCGGTGACGATCGTCTCCGAGCGCTCGGGCCACGCCAGCGCCACCATTCCGCTCACCGTCTACCAGCACGTGCACCCCGGCACGAGCCACGAGGCGGCCGACCGCTTCGCCGCGCTGCTCGAGGGCTGA
- a CDS encoding DEAD/DEAH box helicase: protein MARPGQRKAGARRTAPRNQRRVRHRGDVVVVLARAVREVEAATQRGRVTPAVRTQFQAVALLLREERARVQAEASGSDSHRAEQLKRLDGIATILATTAVQDAGLLALLAEDAVASDAARALKRDMLRAVGVELAPEEVPPTETPAAPATPERRVVPQSVVSRQMANPFLAPDFSAARERTARPRRLAGWELIGPLLSSFERAGGGDSACMLLPAPSWRGAVKGLALMPHQAQLVAAAAAGHRSFLLADEPGLGKTAQALVAADAVNAYPLLVVVPNVVKTNWAREAGRWTPHRSATVVQGDGDTIDGFADIIVVNYEVLDRHVGWLGDLGFRGMVLDEAHFIKNKTSQRSQHVLELSDRIRSRTPRPLLMALTGTPLINDIEDFRAIWQFLGWIDDAKPLGELMDALEDTGLTPADPGFYAVARRRVIDLGIVRRRKVDVAADIPARRIADLPVELDGPAGRSIRAAERELARRMVARYETALANRSATAVVGGIDHDLVRRVARWELKDATTAQAGENVFNMMRRIGQAKAGLAADYAAQLARSAGKVVFFAKHVDVMDAAEDTFARQGVRFSSIRGNQSPASRQRNIDAFVNDPDVAVAVCSLTAAGVGLNLQVASNIVLAELSWTDAEQTQAIDRSHRIGQTEPVTAWRIIAAQTIDARIAELIDSKAGLAARALDGSDEEVSSSADVQLEALVMLLTEALSVVPQSGAA, encoded by the coding sequence GTGGCACGACCAGGCCAGCGCAAGGCGGGCGCTCGCCGGACCGCCCCGCGGAACCAGCGACGGGTCCGCCATCGTGGCGACGTCGTCGTGGTGCTCGCTCGAGCCGTCCGTGAGGTCGAGGCGGCCACCCAGCGCGGCCGTGTCACGCCTGCCGTGCGCACGCAGTTCCAGGCCGTCGCCCTGCTGCTGCGCGAGGAGCGCGCCCGCGTCCAGGCTGAGGCGTCCGGCAGCGACAGCCATCGGGCCGAGCAGCTCAAGCGCCTGGACGGCATCGCGACCATCCTCGCGACGACCGCGGTGCAAGATGCTGGGTTGCTGGCGCTGCTCGCCGAGGACGCCGTCGCCTCCGATGCGGCCCGGGCGCTCAAGCGGGACATGCTGCGGGCCGTCGGCGTCGAGCTGGCGCCCGAGGAGGTCCCGCCGACGGAGACCCCGGCTGCGCCCGCGACTCCTGAGCGCCGCGTCGTGCCGCAGTCGGTGGTCTCCCGACAGATGGCCAACCCCTTCCTCGCACCCGACTTCTCCGCTGCTCGGGAGCGGACCGCCCGTCCGCGCCGCCTGGCCGGCTGGGAGCTGATCGGCCCGCTCCTCAGCTCCTTCGAGCGCGCCGGTGGCGGGGACTCGGCGTGCATGCTCCTTCCCGCGCCGTCGTGGCGGGGCGCGGTGAAGGGTCTGGCGCTGATGCCGCACCAGGCCCAGCTCGTTGCCGCGGCCGCGGCCGGTCACCGGAGCTTCCTCCTCGCTGACGAGCCGGGTCTGGGCAAGACGGCCCAGGCACTGGTCGCCGCGGACGCGGTGAACGCCTACCCGCTGCTCGTGGTCGTGCCGAACGTCGTCAAGACCAACTGGGCCCGAGAGGCCGGCCGCTGGACCCCCCACCGCTCGGCAACCGTGGTCCAGGGAGACGGCGACACGATCGACGGCTTCGCCGACATCATCGTCGTCAACTACGAGGTGCTCGACCGCCACGTGGGTTGGCTCGGCGACCTGGGCTTCCGCGGGATGGTCCTCGACGAGGCCCACTTCATCAAGAACAAGACATCCCAGCGCTCGCAGCACGTGCTGGAGCTCTCGGACCGCATCCGGTCACGCACCCCGCGGCCTCTGCTGATGGCCCTCACCGGCACCCCGCTGATCAACGACATCGAGGACTTCCGTGCCATCTGGCAGTTCCTCGGTTGGATCGACGACGCCAAGCCGCTCGGCGAGCTGATGGACGCGCTCGAGGACACCGGCCTGACGCCCGCCGACCCCGGCTTCTACGCCGTCGCCCGCCGGCGCGTGATCGACCTCGGGATCGTCCGCCGGCGCAAGGTCGACGTGGCCGCCGACATCCCCGCCCGCCGCATCGCCGATCTCCCCGTCGAGCTGGACGGGCCGGCTGGCCGGTCGATCCGCGCGGCCGAACGGGAGCTCGCCCGCCGGATGGTGGCGCGGTACGAGACCGCGCTCGCGAACCGCTCGGCCACCGCCGTCGTCGGAGGCATCGACCACGACCTCGTGCGTCGGGTGGCCCGGTGGGAGCTCAAGGACGCGACCACCGCGCAGGCCGGCGAGAACGTGTTCAACATGATGCGGCGTATCGGCCAGGCGAAGGCCGGCCTCGCTGCGGACTACGCGGCGCAGCTGGCCCGCAGCGCCGGCAAGGTCGTCTTCTTCGCCAAGCACGTCGACGTGATGGATGCCGCCGAGGACACCTTCGCCCGGCAGGGGGTCCGGTTCTCGTCGATCCGTGGGAACCAGTCGCCCGCGTCGCGGCAGAGGAACATCGACGCCTTCGTCAACGACCCGGATGTCGCCGTCGCGGTCTGCTCGTTGACCGCAGCCGGCGTGGGCCTGAACCTGCAGGTCGCCTCGAACATCGTGCTCGCCGAGCTGTCCTGGACCGATGCAGAGCAGACCCAGGCCATCGACCGCAGCCATCGCATCGGTCAGACCGAGCCCGTCACCGCGTGGCGCATCATCGCTGCGCAGACCATCGATGCCCGGATCGCGGAGCTGATCGACAGCAAGGCGGGGCTCGCCGCCCGGGCGCTCGACGGGTCGGACGAGGAGGTCTCGTCGTCGGCCGACGTGCAGCTCGAGGCGCTGGTCATGCTGTTGACCGAGGCGCTGTCGGTTGTGCCGCAGTCAGGCGCGGCCTGA
- a CDS encoding acyl-CoA dehydrogenase family protein — MASNPSYQQSKHVAEASRETEWTKPSFGKELFLGNFRLDLIHPQPEFEPAAVERGEAFLERLRAFLTERVDRRQIEREAKIPEDVIQGLGDLGALGMKIPEGYGGLGLSQVYYNKALAMAGTWHSSISTLLSAHQSIGLPEPLRHFGSEEQKRQWLPKLAKDHISAFLLTEPDVGSDPARMSTTAVPTEDGTGYRINGTKLWATNGAIADVVVIMAVVPRSHGHRGGITAFLCPYDRPGITVEHRNDFMGLKGIENSVTRFDDVFVPDEDVIGGEGEGLRIALTTLNTGRLSLPTFCLSMVKYSLKIAREWSAERKQWGQPIGEHDPIAQKLAWLAGTAFGLEAMLDVSSRLADDERNDIRIEAALAKLYGSELGWTAVDEMVQVRGGRGYETAESLAQRGEKPVPAEQMLRDMRINRIFEGSTEIMHLLIAREAVDQHLQVAGDVLLGDSGLADKAKAVAKAGAFYATWFPTLTTGAGQRPGSFSEFGDLARHLRYAERHSRKLARSTFYAMGRYQARLEHKGHLLGRIVDIGAELYGITCACVYADTIAREQPDRRQQAVELADLFCGQARRRADRLFTALRANDDDAQYEAAQQVLSGRYEWFEEDVLDPAGDGPMMPTHPEPAAEQYERPPAVAAPEVEATATQ, encoded by the coding sequence ATGGCGTCGAATCCGTCATACCAACAGTCGAAGCACGTCGCCGAGGCCAGTCGCGAGACCGAGTGGACCAAGCCGTCGTTCGGCAAGGAACTCTTCCTCGGCAACTTCCGCCTCGACCTGATCCACCCGCAGCCCGAATTCGAACCAGCCGCAGTCGAGAGGGGCGAGGCGTTCCTCGAGCGCCTCCGCGCCTTCCTCACCGAGCGCGTCGACCGGCGGCAGATCGAGCGCGAGGCGAAGATCCCCGAGGACGTCATCCAGGGACTCGGGGACCTGGGCGCCCTCGGCATGAAGATCCCCGAGGGGTACGGGGGGCTGGGGCTGAGTCAGGTCTACTACAACAAGGCGCTGGCCATGGCCGGCACGTGGCACTCGTCGATCTCGACGCTGCTGTCCGCGCATCAGTCGATCGGCCTGCCTGAGCCGCTGCGCCACTTCGGCTCCGAGGAGCAGAAACGCCAGTGGTTGCCCAAGCTCGCCAAGGACCACATCTCGGCGTTCCTGCTGACCGAGCCGGATGTCGGCTCGGACCCGGCGCGGATGAGCACGACCGCGGTCCCGACCGAGGACGGCACCGGCTATCGGATCAACGGCACGAAACTCTGGGCGACCAACGGCGCGATCGCCGACGTGGTCGTGATCATGGCCGTCGTCCCGAGGTCCCACGGCCACAGGGGCGGCATCACCGCCTTTCTCTGCCCGTACGACCGCCCGGGCATCACGGTCGAGCACCGCAACGACTTCATGGGGCTCAAGGGCATCGAGAACTCGGTGACGCGCTTCGATGACGTCTTCGTCCCCGACGAGGACGTCATCGGCGGCGAGGGCGAGGGCCTGCGGATCGCGCTCACCACGCTCAACACCGGCCGCCTGTCGCTGCCGACGTTCTGCTTGTCCATGGTCAAGTACTCGCTCAAGATCGCGCGCGAGTGGTCGGCCGAGCGCAAGCAGTGGGGCCAGCCCATCGGCGAGCACGACCCGATCGCGCAGAAGCTCGCCTGGCTGGCGGGCACGGCGTTCGGCCTCGAGGCGATGCTCGACGTGTCGAGCCGGCTGGCCGACGACGAGCGGAACGACATCCGCATCGAGGCCGCGCTCGCGAAGCTCTACGGGTCGGAACTCGGCTGGACCGCCGTCGACGAGATGGTCCAGGTCCGCGGCGGCCGCGGATACGAGACCGCCGAGTCACTCGCGCAGCGCGGGGAGAAGCCGGTGCCGGCCGAGCAGATGCTGCGCGACATGCGCATCAACCGCATCTTCGAGGGCTCCACGGAGATCATGCACCTTCTGATCGCCCGTGAGGCCGTCGACCAGCACCTGCAGGTCGCGGGCGACGTACTGCTCGGCGACTCCGGCCTGGCCGACAAGGCGAAGGCCGTCGCCAAGGCGGGTGCCTTCTACGCCACGTGGTTCCCGACGCTGACGACGGGCGCCGGCCAGCGTCCCGGCTCGTTCTCGGAGTTTGGCGACCTGGCCAGGCACCTGCGCTACGCCGAGCGCCACTCGCGCAAGCTCGCGCGCTCGACCTTCTACGCGATGGGCCGCTACCAGGCGCGCCTCGAGCACAAGGGCCACCTGCTCGGTCGGATCGTCGACATCGGCGCCGAGCTCTACGGGATCACGTGCGCGTGTGTGTATGCGGACACCATCGCCCGCGAGCAGCCCGACCGCAGGCAGCAGGCCGTCGAACTGGCCGACCTGTTCTGCGGCCAGGCCCGCCGTCGGGCCGACCGGCTGTTCACGGCCCTGCGGGCCAACGACGACGACGCCCAGTACGAGGCCGCGCAGCAGGTGCTCTCCGGCCGCTACGAGTGGTTCGAGGAGGACGTGCTCGACCCGGCGGGCGACGGCCCGATGATGCCGACGCACCCCGAGCCGGCCGCCGAGCAGTACGAGAGGCCACCGGCCGTGGCGGCGCCCGAGGTGGAGGCCACGGCCACCCAGTAG
- a CDS encoding sensor histidine kinase, translating into MSESRTGEDARGSVGGYIHDALLYDSVGELTGVAAPFLLEGLAAGDAAVIAAGARTTSVLTEAVDRDPRVHVLGRSDVYGTRTPAAITAIRRLAERSAAVGIGRVRVVGEVDFGRTRRDWLEWQRYEAVINIALAPWPLWGLCVFDAQRLPEQVLVSALRTHPNLVTPEGRASNPLFGDPVRYLRSLPVPQEPLESTPPRLAAWNVSDFIGLRHAVATELATSDAPREVLGDFSIAVDEMTSNAVRHGRPPIDVALWISSDRLVCTIRDGGRGWIDPLAGYDPAHGGDLSRGGMGLWLARQLCDHVDITHPGEGVSVRLTTRLH; encoded by the coding sequence GTGAGCGAAAGCAGAACGGGCGAGGACGCGCGCGGGTCAGTGGGCGGTTACATTCACGATGCCCTGCTCTACGACTCGGTTGGTGAGCTCACCGGCGTCGCGGCACCCTTTCTCCTGGAAGGTCTCGCCGCCGGGGATGCTGCCGTCATCGCCGCCGGCGCTCGTACGACGAGCGTCTTGACCGAGGCTGTCGACCGGGACCCACGGGTCCACGTGCTGGGGCGCTCCGACGTCTACGGCACGCGCACCCCCGCGGCGATCACGGCCATCCGCCGGTTGGCGGAGCGGAGCGCGGCGGTGGGCATCGGCCGGGTCCGAGTGGTCGGCGAGGTCGACTTCGGGCGCACCCGGAGGGACTGGCTGGAGTGGCAGCGCTACGAGGCTGTGATCAACATCGCCCTCGCGCCGTGGCCCTTGTGGGGCCTGTGCGTCTTCGACGCACAGCGACTGCCCGAACAGGTCCTCGTGTCCGCCCTGCGCACGCATCCGAACCTCGTCACCCCGGAGGGCCGCGCATCCAATCCGCTCTTCGGCGACCCGGTGCGTTATCTGCGCTCGCTCCCGGTACCCCAGGAACCGTTGGAGAGCACGCCGCCGCGGCTGGCCGCATGGAATGTCTCTGACTTCATCGGCCTCCGGCACGCCGTCGCGACGGAACTCGCCACCTCGGACGCTCCCCGCGAAGTGCTCGGAGACTTCTCGATCGCGGTCGACGAGATGACCTCCAACGCCGTCCGGCACGGTCGACCCCCGATCGACGTCGCGCTGTGGATCTCCTCCGACCGGCTGGTCTGCACCATCAGGGACGGAGGACGCGGATGGATCGACCCGCTGGCCGGCTACGATCCCGCGCACGGCGGCGACCTGTCCCGCGGCGGCATGGGGTTGTGGCTGGCACGCCAGCTCTGTGACCACGTCGACATCACCCATCCTGGGGAAGGCGTCAGCGTGCGACTGACCACGCGTCTGCACTGA
- the amrS gene encoding AmmeMemoRadiSam system radical SAM enzyme — MTADISLHDRFTVPGRFWHRLDDGRVQCDVCPRECRLHEVQRGLCFVRGRVDDQVVLTSYGRSSGFCVDPIEKKPLNHFLPGSAVLSFGTAGCNLSCRFCQNWDISKSREIDRLSDAAGPDDIAAAAERLGCRSVAMTYNDPTIFLEYAVDVADACRARGIKAVLVTAGYVGDAARRELYAHVDAANVDLKAFTDDFYRRVAAARLQPVLDTLVHLRHETDVWFEITTLLIPGHNDSDAEIGAECAWIAENLGPDVPLHFTAFHPDYKMRDVPPTPPATLTRARRIAQQHGLRFVYTGNVHDAEGGRTTCPACGEAVVERDWYVIGRYRLTDDGRCASCGAAVPGRYDGPVGRWGARRLPVSVAGS; from the coding sequence ATGACGGCCGACATCAGTCTCCACGACCGCTTCACGGTCCCGGGCCGGTTCTGGCACCGGCTCGACGACGGTCGCGTGCAGTGCGACGTCTGCCCGCGGGAGTGCCGGCTCCACGAGGTCCAGCGGGGCCTGTGCTTCGTGCGCGGCCGCGTCGACGACCAGGTCGTGCTGACCTCCTACGGGCGGTCGAGCGGGTTCTGCGTGGACCCCATCGAGAAGAAGCCGCTCAACCACTTCCTGCCGGGCAGCGCGGTGCTGTCGTTCGGCACCGCCGGGTGCAACCTGTCCTGCCGGTTCTGCCAGAACTGGGACATCTCCAAGTCGCGGGAGATCGACCGGCTCTCCGACGCCGCCGGCCCCGACGACATCGCCGCGGCCGCCGAGCGGCTGGGCTGCCGCAGCGTCGCCATGACCTACAACGACCCGACGATCTTCCTCGAGTACGCGGTGGACGTCGCCGACGCCTGCCGGGCCCGGGGGATCAAGGCGGTCCTGGTCACCGCCGGCTACGTGGGCGACGCCGCCCGGCGAGAGCTGTACGCGCACGTCGACGCGGCGAACGTCGACCTCAAGGCGTTCACCGACGACTTCTACCGGCGGGTGGCCGCCGCCCGTCTGCAGCCGGTGCTCGACACCCTCGTGCACCTGCGGCACGAGACCGACGTGTGGTTCGAGATCACCACGCTGCTCATCCCGGGGCACAACGACTCCGACGCGGAGATCGGCGCCGAGTGCGCGTGGATCGCCGAGAACCTGGGGCCCGACGTCCCCCTGCACTTCACCGCCTTCCACCCGGACTACAAGATGCGCGACGTCCCGCCCACACCGCCCGCGACGCTGACCCGCGCGCGGCGGATCGCCCAGCAGCACGGGCTGCGCTTCGTCTACACGGGCAACGTGCACGACGCCGAGGGGGGCCGCACCACCTGCCCGGCCTGCGGCGAGGCCGTCGTCGAGCGGGACTGGTACGTCATCGGCCGCTACCGGCTCACCGACGACGGGCGCTGCGCCTCCTGCGGTGCCGCCGTGCCGGGGCGCTACGACGGGCCGGTCGGCAGGTGGGGAGCGCGACGGCTGCCGGTGTCCGTGGCCGGGAGCTGA
- the amrB gene encoding AmmeMemoRadiSam system protein B, which yields MRVRPPAVAGRFYPADPEELHDLVDRLLDEVCGQPRPVPPAAVVAPHAGYRYSGAVAATAYAHLTAAPHAVTRVVLLGPAHFWPLDGMAVPAVDALATPLGSVDVDDDARTVAAALPGVAVDDRPHDGEHSLETQLPFLQRVLGPEVAVLPVLVGRTQPESVAAVLTAVDGALAVVSTDLSHHLDEPSARERDRRTADAVLARDAAALRPDDACGHQPLRGPLHHAAERHLSVELLRMATSADSGAGRARVVGYGAFLLREAAGGRTS from the coding sequence GTGCGCGTGCGCCCGCCCGCGGTCGCCGGCCGGTTCTACCCCGCTGATCCGGAGGAACTGCACGACCTGGTGGACCGACTGCTCGACGAGGTCTGCGGCCAGCCGCGACCGGTGCCGCCGGCTGCCGTGGTCGCGCCGCACGCCGGGTACCGGTACTCGGGCGCGGTGGCCGCAACCGCGTACGCGCACCTCACCGCGGCACCGCATGCCGTTACCCGGGTCGTGCTGCTGGGGCCGGCGCACTTCTGGCCGCTCGACGGGATGGCGGTGCCGGCCGTGGACGCCCTCGCCACCCCGCTGGGCAGCGTGGACGTCGACGACGACGCCCGGACGGTGGCCGCTGCGCTGCCCGGCGTGGCGGTGGACGACCGTCCCCACGACGGCGAGCACTCCCTGGAGACGCAGCTGCCGTTCCTCCAGCGCGTCCTCGGCCCCGAGGTCGCGGTGCTGCCGGTGCTGGTCGGCCGAACGCAGCCGGAGTCCGTGGCGGCCGTCCTGACCGCGGTCGACGGCGCCCTCGCCGTCGTCTCCACCGACCTCAGCCACCACCTCGACGAGCCCTCGGCGCGCGAGCGGGACCGGCGCACGGCCGACGCGGTCCTGGCCCGGGACGCCGCCGCCCTGCGCCCGGACGACGCCTGTGGCCACCAACCCCTGCGCGGGCCGCTGCACCACGCCGCCGAGCGCCACTTGTCGGTCGAACTGCTCCGTATGGCCACGTCGGCGGACAGCGGAGCGGGGCGCGCCCGCGTCGTCGGGTACGGCGCGTTCCTCCTGCGCGAAGCGGCAGGAGGGCGAACCTCCTGA